The Shinella zoogloeoides genome contains the following window.
GCACATTCTCGCGCGGATAGTCGAGCAGTTCCGCCGCGCCCATGGCGCGCGCGACGACGATGGCGTCGTTCGGGAAACTGCTGGCCGAAAGCTTCGCGCCGTAGCCGGTGAGCTGGCGCAGCAGGCGGTTCGCCAGATCGTCGAAATCGTGCATGCGCTCGCGCAGATACGGGTCCGTCAGGCGGATCATGCGCGCCTTGGTCTCGCTCTGCACCCGCTCGACCGCCGCTTCCGCCGTCAGGCCGTTGCGGATCGCCTCTTCGAGCTTGCGCACCCAGCCGCGGTCATGCGCGAACATGCGGTAGGTTTCCAGCACCTCACGATGCTCGCCCTCCATCGACACCTCACGGCGCGACAGCATGTCGTCGATGGAAATGCGCAGCGACCCGAGCGCTTCGGCCAGCCGGCCAAGCTCGTGTTCGGAATCCTCGTTGAGCAGGTTCGTGACGACGATGCGCGGCTCGTGCAGCACGACATAGCCAAGGCCGATGCCTTCGCCGAAGCTGGAGCCTTCGATGGCGACGGGACGGGAAAGATCGAGTTCGAGACCGGGCTTGGTGAGCTTCTTCAGCTCGCCCGTCGCCACCATCTCGGCAATCACCATCGCCGTCGTCTCGAGCGCCTCGACCTCGTCTTCGCGGTAGGTGCGGCTCGCCCGGTTCTGCACGACGAGAACGCCGAGCGCCCGGCCCGTGCGCAGGATCGGCACACCGAGGAAGGAGTGATAAATCTCTTCGCCCGTTTCCGGCAGATAGGTGAAGGCGGGGTGCGACTGGGCGTCGGAAAGGTTCAGCGGCCGCGCGGAGGCGGCGATGGTGCCGACGAGGCCCTGCCCCATCTTGAGCTGGGCAAGGTGGACGGCGCCGGGATTGAGGCCTTCGGTGGCGTAAAGTTCGAGAATGCCGTCCGAGCGGAGCACATAGACGGAACACACTTCCGCGACCATGTTCTGCGCGATCTGGCGCACGATCTGGTCCAGGCGCTCCTGCGGCTCGAGCGGCTCCGCCATCAGTTCGCGCAGCCGCTTGAGAAGAACGCGCGGACCCGCGGAGAGGTCTCTCATCGCGTGGCGTCTCCCGAAAATGACGTTACCCCACCGGCGCAAAGACGCGCCGGCGATCACAGGATCGGCGCCGACTCGGCCAGTCCTTACTTCTTATCGAGACCGTAGACGGAATGCAAAGTCCGAACGGCGAGTTCCGCATAGGGGCCGTCGATCAGGATGGAGATCTTGATCTCGGAGGTCGTGATGGCCTTGATGTTGATGCCCTTCTCGGCCAGCGCACGGAAGGCCGAGGCGGCGACGCCCGCATGGCTGCGCATGCCGATGCCGATGACCGAGACCTTCACAAGGCCCGTCTCGTGCTGGATCACGTCGAAGCCGACCTGTTCCTTGGCGCCCTCGAGAACCTTGATCGCCTTCTCCATGTCGCCCGAGGGGATGGTGAAGGTCATGTCGGTCTTCGAGCCGTCCTCGGAAATGTTCTGGACGATCATGTCGACATTGATATGGGCCTCGGCCAGCGGGCCGAAGATCGCGGCCGAAACGCCCGGCCGGTCGGCGACGCGGCGGAGCGAGATCTGCGCTTCATCCTTGGCATAGGCGATGCCGGTTACGACTTCCTGTTCCACGATCTCATCCTCATCACAAATCAGCGTACCGGGCGGGTTCAGAAGATCGCCCATGCCCGGCGCATCGGGGTCCTCGAAAGAGGAGCGCACGAAGGTGCGCACCTTATGCACCATGGCAAGCTCGACCGAGCGCACCTGCAAGACCTTAGCGCCGAGCGAGGCCATTTCGAGCATCTCCTCGAAGGCGATCTTCTTCAGGCGGCGAGCCTTCGGCTCGATGCGCGGGTCGGTCGTGTAGACGCCGTCGACGTCGGTATAGATATCGCAGCGGTCCGCCTTGACGGCGGCGGCGATGGCGACGGCGGACGTGTCCGAGCCGCCGCGGCCAAGCGTGGCGACGCGGTTGTCCGGGCCAAGGCCCTGGAAGCCGGCGACGACGGCAACCTGGCCTTCGCCCATGCGGCGGACCATTTCCGCGCCGTCGATGTCGAGAATGCGGGCCGCGCCATGCGCGTTGTCGGTGCGGATCGGAATCTGCCAGCCCTGCCAGGAGCGGGCGTTGACGCCCATCGACTGAAGCGCGATGGCCAGCAGGCCGGCGGTGACGAGTTCGCCCGAGGCGACGATGGCGTCATATTCGCGCGCATCGTAGAAGGGCGAGCTGGCGCCCGTCACCTTCGGCATGTTCTGCACCCAGGCGACCAGTTCGTTCGTCTTGCCGGACATGGCCGAAACGACGACGGCGACCTCGTGGCCGGCATCGACCTCGCGTTTCACATGACGGGCAACATTGTGGATACGGTCGAGGTCAGCGACGGACGTTCCGCCGAATTTCATCACGATGCGTGCCATGTCTGTGTACCGCTATTTTCGATGTTCGCGCGAGCGCGCGGGGGAAACCGCGGGGTCTCTTAGCGGAAGACCCCGCGCTGTGCAATGCATGGCGTCCCGAAAGTGTACCAATCGGTACGGTTCATCGGATGAAAAGACCCGCGCGCCTTTCGGCACGCGGGCCAGAGGGATTGGATATCGATGGGTCGCGGGCGAAAAATCCGCCCGCGACCCTGCCGATTACTTCTGCCAGCTCTTGACGAGTTCGTCGTAGTTGACCGTCTGCGGCTTTTCCTTCTCGTTCTCGATCTTGAGCTGCGGAGCGAGGTTGCCCTTCGCGACCGCATCCTTGTTCCAGAACTCGATGTCGTGCTCCTCGGCAAGCTTCGGGCCGATATCGCCCTGAACGCCGGCGCGCTCCAGGCGTTCCAGCACCTTTTCCTGTTCGGCGCACAGCGAGTCCATGGCTTCCTGCGACGTCTTGGCGCCGGAAGAGGCATCGCCGATCGCCTGCCACCAGAGCTGGGCCAGCTTCGGATAGTCCGGGATGTTCGTGCCGGTCGGCGACCACTGCAGACGGGCCGGCGAACGGTAGAACTCGATCAGGCCGCCAAGCTTCGGCGCACGGTCCGTGAAGGACTTGTGGTCGAGCGTGGACTGACGGATGAAGGTGAGGCCGACATGGCTCTTCTTCACGTCGACGGTCTTGGAGGTCACGAACTGCGCATAGAGCCAGGCGGCCTTGGCGCGGTCGTCCGGGGTGGACTTCATGAGCGTCCAGGAACCGGCGTCCTGATAGCCGAGCTTCATGCCGTCCTTCCAGTAGACGCCATGCGGCGAGGGAGCGAAGCGCCACTTCGGCGTGCCGTCCTCGTTCACGACCGGCAGGCCGGGCTTCACGAAGTCGGCGGTGAACGCCGTATAGGTGAAGATCTGCTGCGCGATGTCGCCCTGCGCGGGAACGGGACCCGCTTCCGAGAAGGTCATGCCGCCGGCGGCTGCCGGTGCGTAGGCCTTCATCCAGTCGAGGTACTTCTGGATCGAGTAGACGGCAGCCGGGCCGTTGGTGTCGCCGCCGCGGGCAACGCACGAACCGACCGGACGCGACTTCTCGTCGACCTTGATGCCCCATTCGTCGACCGGCAGGCCGTTCGGAATGCCGCGGTCGCCGTTACCGGCCATCGAGAGCCAGGCGTCGGTGAAGCGCCAGCCGAGCGACGGGTCCTTCTTGCCGTAGTCCATGTGGCCATAGACCTTCTTGCCGTCGATCTCGCGGCCGGTGAAGAACTCGGCGATGTCCTCGTAAGCGGACCAGTTGACCGGAACGCCGAGGTCGTAGCCGTATTTCGCCTTGAAGTCGGCCTTGTTCTTCTCATCGTTGAACCAGTCGTAGCGGAACCAGTAGAGGTTCGCGAACTGCTGGTCGGGAAGCTGGTAGAGCTTGCCGTCCGGCGCGGTCGTGAAGGACTTGCCGATGAAGTCGTCGATGTCGAGGTTCGGGTTGGTAACGTCCTTGCCTTCATTGGCCATGAAGTCGCTCAGCGGACGGGCCTGGTTGTAGCGCCAGTGGGTGCCGATCAAGTCCGAGTCGTTGATGTAGCCGTCATAGATGTTCTCGCCCGACTGCATCTGCGTCTGGAGCTTTTCGACGACGTCGCCCTCGCCGATCAGGTCGTGCGTGATCTTGATGCCGGTGATGGCGGTGAAGGCCGGCGCAAGGACCTTCGATTCGTATTCATGCGTGGTGATCGTTTCCGAGACCACCTTGATCTCCATGCCGGCGAACGGCTTGGCGGCGTCGACGAACCACTGCATTTCCTTTTCCTGGCTGGCGCGATCCAGCGAGGACAGGTCGCCGATCTCCGTATCCAGGAACTTCTTGGCGGCATCCATGTCCGCGAATGCGGAACCGGTAAACGCCAGCAGCATGGCCGCCGTCGTCGTCAGAAGTTGCTTTCGCATTTTGATCCTCCCTTAGGGTTTTGCGATTGCAAGTGAGAAGGCCCCTTTCCCCCGGGACCTCCATTTCCTTTGCCTTACACGAAGCGGAAAACGCCGATGGCGTAGACCACGGACAAGGCAAGAGCCCACCACAGGTTGGGGCCGACAAGCCCCAGCCATGCGAGATGAATGAACGCCGAGCCGAGCAGCGACACGAAGAGCCGGTCGCCGCGGGTCGTCTCGAAGCGCAGGATGCCGACGCGCGGCGAACCGCCCGGCCGGGCATATTCCCAGACCGCCATCAGCGCGATCAGCAGGAAGATCGTCAGGAAGAACATGGCCGTCGGGAACGACCAGGCCATCCAGCCGCCCGGAATGAGCGAGGCGAACCAGTCGCGCGCGCCGTCCTTGACGGGAAGCGCCATGACGAGAAGCCCGGCGATGACGGCGTAGATGACGAGCACGGCGGCGAGCGCGACCGGCCAGCGGTTGTTGCGGTTGGCGACGGTGGCCATCAGACCCTCCCCAGGGCGAAGCCCTTGGCGATGTAGTTGCGGACGAAGTAGATCACGAGCGCGCCGGGAATGATGGTCAGCACGCCGGCGGCGGCGAGCACGCCCCAGTCCATGCCCGAGGCCGAGACCGTGCGCGTCATCGTGGCAGCAATCGGCTTTGCGTCCGTCGTCGTCAGCGTGCGGGCGATCAGGAGTTCGACCCAGGAGAACATGAAGCAGAAGAAGGCGGCGACACCGATACCGGAGGCGATCAACGGCACGAAGATCTTCGCGAAGAATTTCGGGAACGAGTAGCCGTCGATATAGGCGGTCTCGTCGATCTCCTTCGGCACGCCCGACATGAAGCCCTCGAGGATCCAGACGGCGAGCGGCACGTTGAACAGGCAGTGCGCGATGGCGACGGCGATATGCGTATCGATCAGGCCGAAGGCCGAGTAGAGCTGGAAGAAGGGCAGCGCGAAGACGGCCGGCGGCGCCATGCGGTTGGTCAGCAGCCAGAAGAAGAGGTGCTTGTCGCCGAGGAACCGGTAGCGCGAGAAGGCATAGGCTGCCGGCAGCGCCACGGATATCGAGATGAGCGTGTTCAGCACCACATAGATGATCGAGTTGATATAACCCGAATACCAGGCCGGATCGGTGAAGATGACGGCGTAGTTGCGGAGCGTCGGCTGCTGCGGCCAAAGCGAGAAGGTGCCGGTGATCTCCTGGTTCGTCTTGAAGCTCATGTTGACGAGCCAGTAGATCGGCAGCATCAGGAAGACGATGTAGAGCGTCGGCACGATCCAGGAAAGATCGCGCTTGCCGGTCGCCCTGGCGCCGGCATTGCTGACGGCGCCCGTCGGAAGCGTAGTTGCGGTGGTTGCCTGTGAGGTCATGGTTTCCTCCCTCACGCCTGTTCGTCGCTGCTGGTCATGACCGTGTAGAATATCCACGACAGCAGCAGGATGATCAGGAAGTAGATGATGGACATGGCCGCGGCCGGGCCAAGGTCGAACTGGCCGATCGCCATCTTGACGAGGTCGATCGAAAGGAACGTGGTCGAGTTGCCCGGACCGCCGCCGGTGACGACGAAGGGTTCGGTATAGATCATGAAGCTGTCCATGAAGCGCAGCAGGAAGGCGATGAGCAGGACGCGCTTCATCTTCGGAAGCTGGATGTAGCGGAACACGGCCCAGCGCGATGCGCCGTCGATCTTGGCTGCCTGGTAATAGGCCTCCGGGATCGAGACGAGGCCGGCATAGCAGAGCAGCACGACGAGGCTCGTCCAGTGCCAGACGTCCATGACGATCAGCGTGACCCAGGCGTCGAAGACGTTGTTGACGTAGTTGTAGCTGATGCCGAGCGCATCCAGCGTGCGGCCGAGCAGGCCGATATCGACGCGGCCGAAGACCTGCCAGATCGTGCCGACGACGTTCCACGGAATGAGCAGTGGCAGCGCCATCAGCACGAGGCAGACCGGCACGCCGAGGCCCTTCTTCGGCATGTTCAGCGCGATCAGGATGCCGAGCGGAATCTGGATCGCGAGGATGATGCCGGAGAAGAGCAGGTTACGCCCGAGCGCCTGCCAGAAGCGGTCGGATTCCAGCACGTCCGAAAACCAGCCGACGCCGTTCCAGAAGAACTGGTTGTTGCCGAACGTATCCTGCACCGAATAGTTCACCACCGTCATCAGCGGGATCACCGCCGAGAAGGCGACGAGCAGCAGGACGGGCAGGACCATGAACCAGGCCTTGTTGTTCCAGGTCTTGTTCATCGTCAGCCCTCCCTGCCGACACGCCAGCTATCGGCGTAGATGTTGATGGCGGCGGGGTCGAAGGTCACGCGCGGGTCGGCGGGAATCTCGCCATCCTCCGGCACGACGATGGCGATCGGCTTGCCGGCGAATTCCGCCCGCACGATCTTCTGGCGGCCGATATCCTCAACCTTGCTGATCGAGACCGGCATGCCGTCGCGCGACAGCGAAATGAATTCCGGGCGGATGCCGAGTTCCGTCCTGGCGCCGGCGGCGATATCCGGCTTGTAGCCGAGGTCGAGCGTCTCTTCCCCGACCTTGATGCTGCTGCCGTCGATGGCGGCCGGCAGCACGTTCATGCCCGGCGAACCGATGAAATAGCCGACGAAGGTGTGGCGCGGCTTCTCGAAAAGCTCGGCCGGCGTGCCGATCTGCACGATCTGGCCGTCATACATGACAACGACCTTGTCGGCGAAAGTCAGCGCCTCGGTCTGGTCGTGCGTGACATAGACCATGGTGAAGCCGAACTGGCGGTGCAGCTTCTTGAGCTGCGAACGCAGCACCCACTTCATATGCGGGTCGATGACGGTCAGCGGCTCGTCGAAGAGGATGGCGTTGACGTCGTTGCGCACGAGGCCGCGGCCCAGCGAAATCTTCTGCTTCTGGTCGGCGGTCAGGCCCCGCGCCGTCTTCTTCGCCCAGCCGGCAAGATCGATCATCTCGAGGATGTCACGCACGCGGCGGTCGACTTCCGGTTCGGCCACGCCGCGGTTGCGCAGCGGGAAGGCCAGATTGTCGTACACCGTCATCGTGTCGTAGATGACCGGGAACTGGAAGACCTGCGCGATGTTGCGCTCCTGCGTCGACAGATACGTGACGTCCCTGCCGTCGAACAGGATGCGGCCCTCGGAGGGCTGCAACAGGCCCGAGATGATGTTGAGCAGCGTGGTCTTGCCGCAACCCGAGGGGCCGAGCAGCGCATAGGCGCCGCCGTCGTTCCACTCGTGATGGACTTCCTTCAGAGAGTAATCCGCTTCCGACTTCGGCTTCTGGCCGTAGGCGTGGCGGATATGATCGAGATTGATGCGTGCCATGGTCCTCTCCTCAGGCCGCCGCGGTCGCGGGTTCCGCGATCGCCTTGCCGTCCGTGCCGAAGGCCATCAGATGGCGCGTGTCGACATGGACGGTGATGACCGCCTCCGGCTCGATGTCGTGGATACCGGGCGAGAGCATGACCCAGCGGCTGCCCTCGAATTCGATATGGATGAAGCTTTCCGAACCCGCGATTTC
Protein-coding sequences here:
- a CDS encoding carbohydrate ABC transporter permease codes for the protein MTSQATTATTLPTGAVSNAGARATGKRDLSWIVPTLYIVFLMLPIYWLVNMSFKTNQEITGTFSLWPQQPTLRNYAVIFTDPAWYSGYINSIIYVVLNTLISISVALPAAYAFSRYRFLGDKHLFFWLLTNRMAPPAVFALPFFQLYSAFGLIDTHIAVAIAHCLFNVPLAVWILEGFMSGVPKEIDETAYIDGYSFPKFFAKIFVPLIASGIGVAAFFCFMFSWVELLIARTLTTTDAKPIAATMTRTVSASGMDWGVLAAAGVLTIIPGALVIYFVRNYIAKGFALGRV
- a CDS encoding ABC transporter ATP-binding protein; translated protein: MARINLDHIRHAYGQKPKSEADYSLKEVHHEWNDGGAYALLGPSGCGKTTLLNIISGLLQPSEGRILFDGRDVTYLSTQERNIAQVFQFPVIYDTMTVYDNLAFPLRNRGVAEPEVDRRVRDILEMIDLAGWAKKTARGLTADQKQKISLGRGLVRNDVNAILFDEPLTVIDPHMKWVLRSQLKKLHRQFGFTMVYVTHDQTEALTFADKVVVMYDGQIVQIGTPAELFEKPRHTFVGYFIGSPGMNVLPAAIDGSSIKVGEETLDLGYKPDIAAGARTELGIRPEFISLSRDGMPVSISKVEDIGRQKIVRAEFAGKPIAIVVPEDGEIPADPRVTFDPAAINIYADSWRVGREG
- a CDS encoding carbohydrate ABC transporter permease, with product MNKTWNNKAWFMVLPVLLLVAFSAVIPLMTVVNYSVQDTFGNNQFFWNGVGWFSDVLESDRFWQALGRNLLFSGIILAIQIPLGILIALNMPKKGLGVPVCLVLMALPLLIPWNVVGTIWQVFGRVDIGLLGRTLDALGISYNYVNNVFDAWVTLIVMDVWHWTSLVVLLCYAGLVSIPEAYYQAAKIDGASRWAVFRYIQLPKMKRVLLIAFLLRFMDSFMIYTEPFVVTGGGPGNSTTFLSIDLVKMAIGQFDLGPAAAMSIIYFLIILLLSWIFYTVMTSSDEQA
- a CDS encoding aspartate kinase, producing MARIVMKFGGTSVADLDRIHNVARHVKREVDAGHEVAVVVSAMSGKTNELVAWVQNMPKVTGASSPFYDAREYDAIVASGELVTAGLLAIALQSMGVNARSWQGWQIPIRTDNAHGAARILDIDGAEMVRRMGEGQVAVVAGFQGLGPDNRVATLGRGGSDTSAVAIAAAVKADRCDIYTDVDGVYTTDPRIEPKARRLKKIAFEEMLEMASLGAKVLQVRSVELAMVHKVRTFVRSSFEDPDAPGMGDLLNPPGTLICDEDEIVEQEVVTGIAYAKDEAQISLRRVADRPGVSAAIFGPLAEAHINVDMIVQNISEDGSKTDMTFTIPSGDMEKAIKVLEGAKEQVGFDVIQHETGLVKVSVIGIGMRSHAGVAASAFRALAEKGINIKAITTSEIKISILIDGPYAELAVRTLHSVYGLDKK
- a CDS encoding DUF2160 domain-containing protein, whose product is MATVANRNNRWPVALAAVLVIYAVIAGLLVMALPVKDGARDWFASLIPGGWMAWSFPTAMFFLTIFLLIALMAVWEYARPGGSPRVGILRFETTRGDRLFVSLLGSAFIHLAWLGLVGPNLWWALALSVVYAIGVFRFV
- a CDS encoding ABC transporter substrate-binding protein, with the protein product MRKQLLTTTAAMLLAFTGSAFADMDAAKKFLDTEIGDLSSLDRASQEKEMQWFVDAAKPFAGMEIKVVSETITTHEYESKVLAPAFTAITGIKITHDLIGEGDVVEKLQTQMQSGENIYDGYINDSDLIGTHWRYNQARPLSDFMANEGKDVTNPNLDIDDFIGKSFTTAPDGKLYQLPDQQFANLYWFRYDWFNDEKNKADFKAKYGYDLGVPVNWSAYEDIAEFFTGREIDGKKVYGHMDYGKKDPSLGWRFTDAWLSMAGNGDRGIPNGLPVDEWGIKVDEKSRPVGSCVARGGDTNGPAAVYSIQKYLDWMKAYAPAAAGGMTFSEAGPVPAQGDIAQQIFTYTAFTADFVKPGLPVVNEDGTPKWRFAPSPHGVYWKDGMKLGYQDAGSWTLMKSTPDDRAKAAWLYAQFVTSKTVDVKKSHVGLTFIRQSTLDHKSFTDRAPKLGGLIEFYRSPARLQWSPTGTNIPDYPKLAQLWWQAIGDASSGAKTSQEAMDSLCAEQEKVLERLERAGVQGDIGPKLAEEHDIEFWNKDAVAKGNLAPQLKIENEKEKPQTVNYDELVKSWQK